One stretch of Streptomyces sp. A2-16 DNA includes these proteins:
- a CDS encoding erythromycin esterase family protein yields the protein MAVVIPSVLLSLGAMAPATSAIGATGHGSPASVSVSRAALSGPHAGSVVAALERHAHPLRSTDPKGSLRDLDALGRMVGGAKVVGLGEATHGSRDFFRMKHRVFRHLVEEKGFRTFALELPWSSGVRLDEYVVNGKGDLKDIAREEFQGSYRIWNNQDYRDLIEWMRDYNLRHPNDPVRFMGDDMGYAGPELYERVTGYVARRYPRLLERVTELYRGLAPTTDAGTYSEAYFRLPLAERRERAERTGQVYELLRKQRPATGADQQEQLWTVQHARAIHQMARGLAFDFADEAQSAQMMRLRDQVMAENVAWWQRHTGDRILLSAHNTHVSYDSFDARYPKTQGSFLRDALGGNYVSIGFSFYEGAFKAFGTDDDVIRTYRVGAAKPGSNEATLDRARQDDYFLDLRTAPEPARAWLDKERATWNIGAGWPDPAQYTAAFGRAHDILIHLHDIEATTYLGTS from the coding sequence ATGGCAGTAGTCATTCCCTCGGTCCTCCTCTCCCTCGGCGCGATGGCGCCGGCCACTTCGGCCATCGGCGCCACCGGGCACGGGTCACCCGCCTCGGTGTCGGTGTCGAGGGCGGCGCTCTCCGGGCCGCACGCCGGGAGCGTGGTCGCCGCCCTCGAACGACATGCCCACCCGCTCCGGAGCACGGACCCGAAGGGCAGTCTGCGGGACCTCGACGCACTGGGCCGCATGGTCGGGGGCGCCAAGGTGGTGGGGCTGGGTGAGGCCACCCATGGATCGCGGGACTTCTTCCGCATGAAGCACCGGGTCTTCCGCCACCTGGTCGAGGAGAAGGGCTTTCGGACCTTCGCCCTGGAGCTGCCCTGGAGCAGCGGCGTGCGGCTCGACGAGTACGTGGTGAACGGGAAGGGCGACCTGAAGGACATCGCGCGTGAGGAGTTCCAGGGGTCGTACCGGATCTGGAACAACCAGGACTACCGCGACCTCATCGAGTGGATGCGCGACTACAACCTCCGCCATCCGAACGACCCGGTGCGGTTCATGGGCGACGACATGGGCTACGCAGGACCCGAACTGTACGAGCGGGTGACCGGCTATGTGGCCCGCAGGTACCCGCGGTTGCTGGAGCGCGTCACCGAGCTGTACCGCGGTCTGGCACCGACCACCGACGCCGGCACCTACAGCGAGGCGTACTTCCGGCTTCCGCTCGCCGAGCGCCGGGAGCGGGCCGAGCGGACCGGGCAGGTGTACGAACTCCTGCGGAAGCAGCGCCCGGCCACCGGAGCCGACCAGCAGGAGCAGCTGTGGACGGTGCAGCACGCCAGGGCCATTCACCAGATGGCCAGGGGCCTGGCCTTCGACTTCGCCGACGAGGCCCAGTCGGCGCAGATGATGAGACTCCGTGACCAGGTGATGGCCGAGAACGTGGCCTGGTGGCAGCGGCACACCGGCGACCGGATCCTGCTGTCGGCCCACAACACCCATGTGTCCTACGACTCGTTCGACGCACGGTATCCCAAGACGCAAGGCTCGTTCCTGCGCGATGCGTTGGGCGGGAACTACGTCAGCATCGGCTTCAGCTTCTACGAGGGTGCCTTCAAGGCGTTCGGCACCGACGACGACGTGATACGCACCTACCGGGTGGGCGCCGCGAAGCCGGGCTCCAACGAAGCCACCCTGGACAGGGCCCGCCAGGACGACTACTTCCTCGACCTGCGCACAGCCCCCGAGCCCGCTCGTGCCTGGCTGGACAAGGAGCGCGCCACCTGGAACATCGGCGCCGGGTGGCCCGACCCCGCGCAGTACACGGCCGCCTTCGGCCGGGCGCACGACATCCTCATCCACCTGCACGACATCGAGGCGACGACCTACCTCGGCACCTCCTGA
- a CDS encoding GIY-YIG nuclease family protein translates to MTDIDTQFLRSLFDEEGSLHTAGRTALYRLYGLEGLLYVGISTCPLTRIRTHLQQQPWGPRVIGVRIDYPLDAHAAEREAVHTERPLHNVVFNGSAPPPPPDRAARLRAELAAQRRRLAELEAAVPESTTHLRLILRGITAAQAKVARLSTEAEEAEAAQHPPAPSIRRTKRTKP, encoded by the coding sequence GTGACCGACATCGACACGCAGTTCCTGCGCAGCCTGTTCGACGAGGAAGGCAGTCTGCACACCGCGGGCCGCACCGCGCTGTACCGGCTCTACGGCCTCGAAGGCCTGCTGTACGTCGGCATCTCCACCTGCCCGCTCACCCGCATCCGCACCCACCTGCAACAACAGCCCTGGGGCCCTCGCGTCATCGGAGTCCGGATCGACTACCCCCTCGACGCACACGCAGCCGAACGCGAAGCCGTCCACACCGAACGACCCCTGCACAACGTCGTCTTCAACGGATCGGCCCCTCCCCCGCCGCCCGACCGGGCTGCGCGGCTCAGGGCCGAACTCGCCGCGCAGCGGAGGCGGCTGGCGGAGCTCGAGGCCGCCGTACCCGAGTCCACCACCCACCTGCGCCTCATCCTCCGCGGCATCACCGCAGCGCAGGCAAAGGTGGCGAGACTCTCCACAGAGGCCGAGGAGGCCGAGGCGGCTCAGCACCCACCCGCACCATCCATACGCCGGACCAAGCGGACCAAGCCGTAA
- a CDS encoding polysaccharide deacetylase family protein encodes MARHGGRGWNGKVLGAALGVTMLAAGASVWTAQAGAVGATSPKSTTSATPGGAVKPVAVTIAHASDKGARGVNITIDDGPDPAWTPQVLDVLREYGVKATFCMVGTQAQAHPDLVKQVVAAGHRLCDHSVSHDTTMDKKSEAYQSQQILDAERMITQASGGVRPMYYRAPGGAFTPYSRKLAASRGMRPLGWNVDSKDFERPGAAAMVATVERELPNGPTVLFHDAGGDRSQTVEALREILPRLKEQGYSFGFPVR; translated from the coding sequence ATGGCACGGCACGGCGGGCGGGGCTGGAACGGCAAGGTACTCGGGGCGGCGCTCGGGGTGACGATGCTCGCCGCCGGTGCGTCTGTGTGGACCGCGCAGGCCGGTGCCGTAGGAGCCACGTCGCCCAAGTCGACCACGTCGGCCACGCCAGGCGGTGCGGTGAAGCCGGTCGCGGTGACCATCGCGCACGCCTCGGACAAGGGGGCGCGCGGCGTCAACATCACCATCGACGACGGCCCCGACCCGGCATGGACCCCCCAAGTCCTCGACGTGCTGCGGGAGTACGGGGTGAAGGCCACCTTCTGCATGGTGGGGACGCAGGCGCAGGCCCACCCGGACCTGGTGAAGCAGGTGGTCGCCGCCGGACACCGGCTGTGCGACCACTCGGTGTCCCACGACACCACCATGGACAAGAAGTCCGAGGCCTACCAGTCGCAGCAGATCCTCGACGCCGAGCGGATGATCACCCAGGCGTCCGGTGGCGTACGGCCCATGTACTACCGGGCCCCCGGCGGCGCCTTCACCCCCTACAGCCGCAAGCTCGCCGCCTCCCGCGGCATGCGTCCGCTGGGATGGAACGTGGACTCCAAGGACTTCGAACGGCCGGGCGCGGCCGCCATGGTCGCGACGGTCGAGCGTGAACTTCCCAATGGCCCGACCGTTCTCTTCCACGACGCGGGCGGCGACCGCTCGCAGACCGTCGAGGCCCTGCGCGAGATCCTGCCCCGGCTCAAGGAACAGGGCTACTCCTTCGGGTTTCCCGTCCGCTGA